The proteins below are encoded in one region of Belonocnema kinseyi isolate 2016_QV_RU_SX_M_011 chromosome 1, B_treatae_v1, whole genome shotgun sequence:
- the LOC117178660 gene encoding transcriptional coactivator yorkie: protein MALKQEVDQLSKNNLVVRVDQNSESDLQALFDTVLKPDSKRPLQVPLRMRNLPDSFFNPPSTGSKSPSISHSRENSADSAFGTAVVAGSAGAAGTTGTGGASGAGSGTNASGGSPAGASQGLTVAHPRAHSSPASLQQTYASAQQQTQHAPQPHARHHHHQKQRSYDVISTVDELGDLPQGWEQARTPEGQIYFLK from the coding sequence ATGGCGCTCAAACAAGAGGTGGACCAGTTGTCCAAGAACAACCTGGTTGTCCGGGTCGACCAAAACTCGGAGTCAGACCTGCAGGCCCTCTTCGACACGGTCCTTAAACCCGATTCGAAGCGACCCTTACAGGTTCCACTACGCATGCGAAACTTGCCAGATTCTTTTTTCAACCCGCCCTCCACCGGAAGCAAGAGCCCCTCTATCTCACACTCGCGAGAGAACTCTGCGGATTCTGCATTCGGCACGGCGGTGGTAGCCGGATCAGCGGGCGCGGCCGGAACAACTGGTACCGGCGGCGCCTCTGGCGCCGGAAGTGGCACCAACGCCAGCGGTGGTTCCCCAGCCGGGGCATCCCAAGGCCTCACCGTTGCCCATCCAAGAGCCCACAGCAGTCCTGCCTCGCTTCAGCAGACCTATGCTTCAGCTCAGCAACAAACACAACATGCGCCTCAACCCCATGCAAGACACCATCATCATCAAAAACAGAGGAGCTACGATGTTATTAGTACGGTAGATGAACTCGGCGATTTGCCTCAAGGCTGGGAACAGGCGCGCACACCAGAGGGTCAGATCTACTTTTTAAAGTGA